The following are encoded in a window of Podospora pseudoanserina strain CBS 124.78 chromosome 6, whole genome shotgun sequence genomic DNA:
- a CDS encoding hypothetical protein (EggNog:ENOG503PDBE) gives MKFTTGLALLSALATSTAQILVPPGPVKGPNTLVFKQIGGIPNNECLTFTNSGEIVQAACAWTHADRQVTPGKILGTDVLIVQRGFAAPFRGDLVGKTACVAFNETTFRAEDCSRNDLLFVRFDVGNGRIQANGAPVCLSGYDSKAFVKIDIGLQRCSQFTITAVAPTRP, from the exons ATGAAGTTCACCACCGGTCTTGCTCTTCTGAGCGCTCTTGCCACCTCCACGGCTCAGATCCTCGTCCCTCCAGGACCCGTCAAGGGCCCCAATACTCTTGTCTTCAAGCAGATTGGCGGCATCCCCAACAATGAGTGCTTGACCTTCACCAACAGC GGCGAGATCGTCCAAGCCGCCTGCGCCTGGACACACGCCGACAGACAAGTCACTCCCGGCAAGATCTTGGGGACCGACGTCCTCATTGTCCAGCGGGGCTTTGCTGCCCCCTTTCGTGGTGACCTTGTCGGCAAGACAGCCTGCGTTGCCTTCAACGAGACCACCTTCCGCGCCGAGGACTGCTCGAGGAACGACCTGCTGTTTGTCAGATTCGATGTTGGTAACGGCCGGATTCAGGCCAATGGCGCGCCCGTTTGCTTGAGCGGGTATGATAGCAAGGCTTTCGTCAAAATTGATATCGGCCTCCAGAGGTGCTCGCAGTTCACCATCACTGCTGTTGCGCCTACCAGGCCATAA
- the HYM1 gene encoding Hym1p (EggNog:ENOG503NY6M; COG:S; BUSCO:EOG092633QB) produces the protein MSFLFGRTRTRTNATDLPKQAREHISKLEGPQGGPKADELAKVLSQIKMVLQGTPEAEPSPEQIYQLITGMIEEDVLYLLAANLHRLPFESRKDTQVIFSYIFRFRTPAGVQKPEPLALAWVVEKRPQVLVELCKSYDHKESATPAGTILREVLKNEAAAAVILYDDGDEMGSSSRGLGAINPERPQTGNGIFWKFFEWIDKSSFEVAADAFTTFRELLTKHKELVPKYLAVNFDLFFSRYNSVLVQSNSYVTKRQSIKLLGEILLDRSNYNVMTAYVDRGEHLKICMNLLRDDRKMVQYEGFHVFKVFVANPHKSVPVQKILLMNREKLLHFLSHFLEDRTDDEQFIDEREFLIKQIRNMPSQPVQPQHR, from the exons atgtcttttctttttgggcgGACGCGCACAAGGACCAATGCGACCGACCTGCCCAAGCAGGCAAGGGAGCATATCTCCAAGTTGGAGGGACCGCAAGGAGGGCCAAAG GCAGATGAGCTAGCAAAGGTTCTATCGCAAATCAAAATGGTTCTCCAAGGCACTCCCG AAGCCGAACCCTCCCCCGAACAAATCTACCAATTGATCACCGGTATGATCGAAGAAGATGTCCTCtacctcctcgccgccaacctccaccgtctcccctTCGAATCTCGAAAAGATACCCAAGTCATCTTCTCCTACATCTTCCGGTTCCGCACCCCCGCCGGCGTTCAGAAACCCGAACCCTTGGCCCTGGCCTGGGTGGTAGAAAAGAGACCGCAAGTACTGGTCGAGCTATGCAAGTCGTACGATCACAAGGAGAGCGCTACGCCGGCTGGGACAATACTGCGCGAGGTTCTCAAGAATGAGGCCGCCGCTGCGGTGATACTGtacgacgacggcgacgagaTGGGGTCCAGCTCGAGGGGCTTGGGCGCTATCAACCCCGAAAGGCCACAAACTGGCAACGGGATTTTCTGGAAGTTTTTTGAGTGGATAGATAAGAGCTCTTttgaggtggcggcggaTGCTTTTACCACGTTTAGA GAACTCCTCACGAAACACAAAGAACTCGTCCCAAAATACCTCGCCGTCAACTTtgacctcttcttctctcggTACAACTCGGTCCTGGTTCAATCCAACAGCTACGTCACCAAGCGGCAGTCGATCAAACTGCTCGGCGAGATATTGCTCGACCGATCAAACTACAACGTCATGACCGCCTACGTCGACAGGGGGGAGCATCTGAAGATCTGCATGAACTTGCTCAGAGACGACCGGAAAATGGTGCAGTATGAGGGGTTCCACGTTTTCAAAGTCTTTGTGGCGAACCCGCACAAGAGCGTGCCGGTGCAGAAGATATTGCTGATGAACAGGGAGAAGTTGCTGCACTTTTTGAGTCATTTTCTAGAGGACAGGACGGACGATGAGCAGTTTATTGACGAGAGGGAGTTTTTGATCAAACAGATTAGGAACATGCCGAGTCAGCCTGTTCAGCCGCAACATCGGTAg
- a CDS encoding hypothetical protein (EggNog:ENOG503NUSW; COG:E; BUSCO:EOG09263BE5), translated as MRETAEMKVDPTRASALISQLQGVKDKIAAVAKGRPVRLVAVSKLKPANDILALHEAPETKHLHFGENYSQELTQKAELLPRTIQWHFIGGLQSKHTKNLAKIPNLFCVSSIDTLKKAELLDKYRDDQIAAATNPDIFGKIKVHVQVNTSGEESKSGCAPGQETVELCKKIENECPNLELLGLMTIGAIARSRETTPENENEDFQVLREQRDLVRKELGLGKERLLELSMGMSEDFEGAIAMGSDEVRVGSTIFGVRGPKSEAVVVA; from the exons ATGAGAGAGACTGCCGAAATGAAAGTAGACCCAACCAGAGCCAGCGCCCTCATCTCGCAATTACAGGGCGTCAAAGATAAAATCGCCGCCGTTGCCAAGGGGCGTCCT gTACGACTCGTAGCAGTCTCCAAGCTCAAACCCGCGAACgacatcctcgccctccatgAAGCCCCTGAGACAAAACATCTCCACTTTGGGGAGAACTACTCGCAAGAACTGACCCAAAAAGCCGAGCTCCTCCCCAGGACGATTCAATGGCACTTCATCGGCGGTCTTCAATCAAAACACACCAAAAACCTCGCCAAAATCCCCAACCTCTTTTGCGTCTCCAGCATTGACACCCTCAAAAAGGCTGAGCTCCTTGACAAGTACCGCGATGATCAAATTGCTGCAGCGACCAACCCGGATATTTTCGGCAAGATCAAAGTTCATGTGCAGGTCAACACTTCGGGGGAAGAGTCCAAGTCGGGATGTGCACCAGGGCAGGAGACAGTGGAGCTGTGCAAGAAGATCGAGAATGAGTGCCCGAatttggagttgttggggttgatgactATTGGGGCAATTGCACGGAGTAGGGAAACGACACCGGAGAATGAGAATGAGGATTTTcaggtgttgagggagcagagggatttggtgaggaaggagcttgggttggggaaaGAGAGACTGCTGGAGTTGAGTATGGGGATGAGTGAGGACTTTGAGGGGGCGATTGCGATGGGGAGTgatgaggtgagggtggggagtACGATTTTTGGGGTGAGGGGGCCGAAGAgtgaggctgttgttgttgcttag
- the RPL26A gene encoding 60S ribosomal protein L26A (BUSCO:EOG09265DAV; EggNog:ENOG503P4CI; COG:J) → MAKVSTNVSSSRRKSRKAHFSAPSSVRRDIMSAPLSKELREKYNVRSIPIRKDDEVTIVRGSQKDKEGKVTSVYRLKYVIHVERVVREKATGAAVPLGIHPSNVVITKLKLDKDREAILERIKAGREASKPKAAATA, encoded by the exons ATGGCCAAGGTCTCTACCA ACGTTTCGTCCTCCAGACGCAAGTCTCGCAAGGCTCACTTCTCCGCGCCTTCCAGCGTTCGTCGCGACATCATGAGCGCTCCCCTCTCCAAGGAGCTCCGTGAGAAGTACAAC GTCCgctccatccccatccgcaaGGACGACGAGGTCACCATCGTTCGTGGCTCCCAGAAGGATAAGGAGGGCAAGGTCACCTCCGTCTACCGCCTCAAGTACGTCATCCACGTCGAGCGCGTCGTCCGCGAGAAGGCCACCGGTGCCGCCGTCCCCCTCGGcatccacccctccaacgtggtcatcaccaagctcaagctcgacaaggaccGTGAGGCCATCCTTGAGCGCATCAAGGCCGGCCGTGAAgcttccaagcccaaggccGCTGCCACTGCTTAA
- the ILS1 gene encoding isoleucine--tRNA ligase (COG:J; BUSCO:EOG0926092K; EggNog:ENOG503NVSZ) has protein sequence MSIDFPKEEEATIQRWREIKAFERQVELSAGNPNYTFYDGPPFATGLPHYGHLLASTIKDIIPRYWSMKGFHVERRFGWDTHGLPIEHEIDKKLGISGKAAVMEMGLEKYNEECRAIVMRYSEEWRHTIERLGRWIDFDNDYKTMDPTFMESEWWVFKQLFDKGEVYQGYRVMPYSTTLTTALSNFEANQNYQDVTDPAVIVAFPLVDEPETNFLAWTTTPWTLPSHTGLAAHPDFEYVKIADEKMGKNFIILEKLLSTLYKDPKKAKFKVLAKYKGKDMLGWKYLPPFDYFYEEYKDVAFKLLNATYVTAESGTGIVHQAPAFGEDDYNVAVEAGIVTEKRPPPDPVDDSGVFTSKVSDFAGLHVKKADKEIIKYLKGTGRLIVESQYKHSYPMCYRSDTPLIYKAVPSWFIRIPKIIPQMLENIEGSHWVPSFVKEKRFASWIANARDWNVSRNRYWGTPIPLWISDDGEERVCIGSIEELKELSGYEGEIADLHRHKIDHITIPSKQGKGILKRVEEVFDCWFESGSMPYASKHYPFENKEEFEKSFPGDFIAEGLDQTRGWFYTLLVLGTHLFGISPFKNCVVNGIVLAEDGKKMSKRLKNYPDPTVVMSKYGSDALRLYLINSPVVRAEPLRFKESGVKEVVAKVLLPFWNSYKFFEGQVALLKKVENIDYKFDPSMESSNTNVMDKWILASCQSLLKFVNKEMAAYRLYTVVPKLLELIDNTTNWYIRFNRKRLKGENGLEDTLHALNTLFEVLFTLCRGLAPFTPFLTDTIYLKLLPSIPEKLQGQDPRSVHFLPFPEVRQELFNPDVERRVQRMQKVIELGRYSRERRTIGLKQPLKTLIVIHHDPQYLEDVRSLQDYITEELNIRDIVLTSDEAQYGVQYSVTADWPVLGKKLKKDMGKVKKALPSVTSEEAYAYTQTGKLVVDGITLEAGDLVVKRGLKEDESSKNLETNTDNDVLTILDVEIYPGLAEEGLAREIINRVQRLRKKAGLQVTDDIKMEYRVLSDPENTGLEKVFESHNETITKALRRPIDKHEVTHIMGQIPEKKEEGIIAEEEQEVQKATFLLRLLKL, from the exons ATGTCCATTGATTTCccgaaggaggaggaggccactATCCAAAGATGGCGCGAGATCAAGGCCTTTGAGAGACAG GTCGAGCTCTCTGCTGGCAACCCCAACTACACCTTCTACGATGGCCCTCCCTTCGCGACTGGTCTGCCTCACTATGGCCATCTCCTGGcctccaccatcaaggacattATCCCAAGGTATTGGTCCATGAAGGGTTTCCATGTCGAGCGCCGCTTTGGTTGGGATACCCACGGTCTTCCCATCGAACATGAGATCGACAAGAAGCTCGGTATTTCCGGCAAGGCCGctgtgatggagatgggtcTGGAGAAGTACAACGAGGAGTGCAGAGCGATTGTCATGAGATATTCCGAAGAGTGGAGGCACACCATTGAGAGGTTAGGTCGCTGGATCGACTTTGACAACGACTACAAGACCATGGATCCTACTTTCATGGAGTCCGAGTGGTGGGTGTTCAAGCAGCTGTTCGATAAGGGAGAGGTATATCAGGGCTACCGTGTGATGCCCTACTCGACCACACTCACCACTGCTCTGAGCAACTTTGAGGCAAACCAGAACTACCAGGATGTCACCGATCCCGCCGTTATCGTCGCCTTCCCCCTCGTCGACGAGCCCGAAACCAACTTCCTCGCCTGGACAACCACCCCCTGGACCCTGCCATCTCACACTGGTCTGGCGGCGCATCCCGACTTCGAATACGTCAAGATTGCCGACGAAAAGATGGGCAAGAACTTCATCATTCTCGAGAAGCTGCTCTCGACGCTCTACAAGGAccccaagaaggccaagttcAAGGTCCTCGCCAAGtacaagggcaaggacatGCTCGGCTGGAAGTACCTGCCCCCATTCGACTACTTCTATGAGGAATACAAGGATGTCGCCTTCAAGCTCCTCAACGCCACTTACGTTACGGCTGAAAGTGGTACCGGTATCGTTCACCAGGCCCCGGCTTTCGGTGAGGACGATTACAACGTAGCCGTTGAGGCTGGCATTGTGACCGAGAAGCGCCCTCCTCCCGACCCGGTTGATGACTCGGGTGTTTTCACCAGCAAGGTTTCCGATTTTGCCGGCCTCCACGTGAAGAAGGCCGACAAGGAGATTATCAAGTACTTGAAGGGCACTGGCAGGCTCATTGTTGAGTCTCAGTACAAGCATTCGTACCCCATGTGTTATCGTTCCGATACCCCTCTGATCTACAAGGCTGTGCCTTCTTGGTTCATCCGCATCCCCAAGATCATTCCTCAGATGCTCGAGAACATCGAGGGCTCGCACTGGGTTCCCTCGTTTGTCAAAGAGAAGCGTTTCGCAAGCTGGATCGCAAATGCTCGGGACTGGAATGTGTCCCGCAACAGATATTGGGGTACTCCCATCCCCCTGTGGATCAGCGATGACGGAGAGGAGCGTGTCTGCATTGGCAGCATTGAAGAGCTGAAGGAGCTGAGTGGCTATGAGGGTGAGATCGCAGATCTCCACCGTCACAAGATTGACCACATCACCATTCCCAGCAAGCAAGGCAAGGGCATCCTCAAGCGCGTTGAGGAGGTCTTCGACTGTTGGTTTGAGTCTGGCAGCATGCCTTATGCCAGCAAGCACTATCCCTTTGAGaacaaggaggagtttgagaagagCTTTCCTGGTGACTTCATTGCCGAGGGCCTTGATCAGACCAGAGGCTGGTTCTACACTCTTCTCGTTCTTGGCACCCACCTCTTTGGCATCTCCCCTTTCAAGAACTGTGTCGTCAACGGCATTGTGCTCGCTGAAGATGGCAAGAAGATGTCCAAGCGCCTGAAGAACTACCCAGATCCCACCGTCGTCATGTCCAAGTATGGATCTGATGCCCTCCGTCTGTACCTCATCAACTCGCCTGTAGTGAGAGCCGAGCCTCTTCGCTTCAAAGAGTCTGGTGTCAAGGAGGTCGTGGCCAAGgttcttcttcccttctGGAACAGTTACAAATTCTTCGAGGGCCAAGTTGCGCTCCTCAAGAAGGTTGAGAATATTGACTACAAGTTCGACCCCAGCATGGAGTCGTCCAACACCAATGTTATGGACAAGTGGATTTTGGCAAGTTGCCAGAGTCTGCTCAAGTTTGTCAACAAGGAGATGGCTG CCTACCGTCTGTACACTGTCGTGCCCAAGCTTCTTGAGTTGattgacaacaccaccaactgGTACATCCGTTTCAACCGGAAGCGGTTGAAGGGTGAGAACGGTCTTGAGGACACCCTCCACGctctcaacaccctcttTGAGGTTCTTTTCACGCTGTGCCGTGGCTTGGCACCCTTCACTCCCTTCCTCACTGATACCATCTACCTGAAgctccttccttccatcCCTGAGAAGCTCCAGGGCCAGGACCCCCGCAGTGTTCATTTCCTACCCTTCCCCGAAGTCAGGCAAGAGCTTTTCAACCCTGACGTTGAGCGCAGAGTGCAGCGCATGCAGAAAGTTATCGAGCTGGGCAGATACTCCCGCGAGAGACGTACTATCGGTCTCAAGCAGCCCCTCAAGACGCTCATTGTCATTCATCACGACCCACAGTATCTGGAAGACGTGCGGTCGCTCCAGGATTACATCACTGAGGAGCTCAACATTCGCGACATTGTGCTGACCTCGGATGAGGCACAGTATGGTGTGCAGTACAGCGTCACGGCTGACTGGCCCGTACttggcaagaagctcaagaaggacatgggcaaggtcaagaaggcGCTGCCAAGTGTCACCAGCGAGGAGGCGTATGCCTACACTCAGACTGGtaagttggtggtggacggCATCACCCTCGAGGCTGGCGACCTGGTTGTCAAGCGtgggttgaaggaggatgagtcTTCCAAGAACTTGGAgaccaacaccgacaacgATGTCCTTACCATTCTCGATGTCGAGATCTACCCCGGccttgccgaggagggtcTTGCTCGTGAGATCATCAACAGAGTCCAGAGGCTGCGCAAGAAGGCTGGTCTTCAGGTCACCGATGACATCAAGATGGAGTACAGAGTGCTCAGCGATCCTGAGAACACTGGCTTGGAGAAGGTGTTTGAGTCCCACAATGAGACTATTACCAAGGCTCTGCGTAGGCCGATTGACAAGCATGAGGTCACCCACATTATGGGCCAGATccccgagaagaaggaggagggcatcattgctgaggaagagcaagaagtACAAAAGGCTACTTTCTTGCTGCGTCTCCTCAAGCTCTAA
- a CDS encoding hypothetical protein (EggNog:ENOG503P06D; COG:S) yields MPPHSSLPLRDGRAGPPLPSSSNTFVNSNSSQLHEPYSDEDIELIHEIVALGESIFPTLPERDKLPTEALFRAAEEILPNHGYDPDDPPSHISRLIFKIGGQRSGETLSHKFRTVLEGMGIKLEFVPSSPPTRPDSLRSFPLTEEETTVELELGTTPRRQQLPQQRRRRHSSVSRRSDRTVVSDEGTYELPIRARSRPRSQSVSFLDKPGRDHSDDESTRPFSRLGRDGRVVHADPRPVLKATTKENIKNWSSATREATRNREALRRITNWRRENEQAGNDELEDAIENAVENQRPKQGGPHIPAHFRAHVPIKEVVNLPRGLGSTRPHATTAGNGVNKGRPASPSTIADTEPVYDSPRSDDIINGARRVSDSTAPTQDDDRPRQQESSALSHGDRSAVDIQALEAKLAQLKMAEDEALVKDAFKTWEYYFQIAQDTNRELLAVAEDVEDRDLKNEVIEAWKEEYWALLEEQANIQAFVEHREYTERMEKRATRVYEIYTVRTTITFWHDFALDERDRTAVARRHLVRKKAFAAWRQQLIEDEAKVTNFILMHALQKWSQTTLLSEVRHKVAIKTDQHALIKECLGIMQETQKMHLADTLWSVRIFKFSLNTWLDRANDAMDQHELAIDVDERLVLDEATGIWHEETLYLQDTAMEATVEGLRQECRRTMAYWQEQARLNKLLKWYQDADEEDTRYHVLDTWYSAFQGALQDAEDADAILLREPLTRWENVTKLKMFTERDDQYTILDVLSHWANEERLGFWRRYTDELAMEGTLKQVQAAAFRSQNERAVDERKAISMDNYYVWGDVVDEWLMALDVGVAWKHRRNADVVNIFRTCRPIVDMWLDYHWANLERDRRAARQADSMVKRFRVIGTLDKWPVITEKKRRERLMSSLRQFRRDYKVKLASSCLEWWFHFAGDHVDTGRYAHDTNIHYESEDINGQLNHWLEVARTAGDMQDVAVDAELEVHCNNWIEELHEAQANAEYAINYDEDKTLGQYWQAWEFEALQQISRNRMALTVKERNDKRWCSQILDEWQQEANPEMTQLDPRASIMSRRSNRTRTHGSGDDTLGPGGFTASQLVTVNTSTLPDRSRFSRPTYPETPRVPTVSQLGRNPPPSARFSTRSRSLGPMLEFDETSFLPDAETNDPGFMSTPTRRTSTLRPLGYRPTTTPSAILPSPLERGLRSEYGANGSLGSTPGIIRSRLGQPPFRGSTLRTRVEFADISEASAEDQ; encoded by the exons ATGCCGCCTCACTCCTCTCTGCCCCTCCGAGACGGCAGGGCTGGGCCTCcgcttccttcttcttccaacaCGTTTGTCAACAGCAATAGCAGTCAGCTCCACGAGCCGTATTCAGATGAAG ACATTGAGCTTATCCACGAGATCGTCGCATTGGGAGAGTCCATCTTCCCTACCCTACCAGAACGAGACAAACTACCTACAGAAGCCCTCTTCCGCGCGGCAGAGGagatcctccccaaccatgGCTACGATCCAGATgaccctccctcccacatcTCGCGCCTCATCTTTAAGATTGGGGGGCAGCGATCGGGGGAGACGCTCAGCCACAAGTTTAGAACCGTCTTAGAAGGAATGGGTATCAAACTTGAGTTTGTTCCGAGCAGTCCACCCACCAGACCTGACTCACTTCGATCTTTTCCACTCACCGAGGAAGAAACCACGGTCGAACTCGAGCttggcaccaccccccgccgGCAACAGTTGCCACAGCAGAGGCGGCGCAGGCATAGTTCTGTCTCCCGTCGAAGCGATAGAACCGTTGTGTCGGATGAAGGGACTTATGAACTACCTATTCGCGCACGATCGCGACCGAGATCTCAGTCGGTATCGTTCTTGGACAAACCAGGGCGCGACCATTCGGACGACGAATCAACGCGCCCGTTCAGCCGCTTGGGAAGGGACGGAAGAGTGGTCCATGCCGACCCACGGCCGGTACTCAAAGCAACGACAAAGGAAAATATCAAGAATTGGAGCTCGGCCACGAGGGAAGCCACGAGGAACAGGGAAGCCCTGCGGCGCATTACGAATTGGCGCCGGGAAAACGAGCAAGCGGGCAAtgacgagctggaggacgCGATTGAAAATGCGGTAGAGAATCAGCGACCCAAACAAGGCGGGCCGCACATTCCAGCGCATTTTCGCGCGCATGTCCCGATCAAGGAGGTTGTCAATCTCCCGCGTGGTTTGGGAAGTACCCGGCCACATGCGACCACTGCCGGAAACGGTGTCAACAAAGGACGGCCCGcatccccttccaccatCGCGGATACTGAGCCGGTGTACGACTCGCCTCGCTccgacgacatcatcaacggaGCACGACGTGTGAGCGACTCGACCGCTCCGACCCAGGACGACGACCGGCCCCGACAGCAGGAATCTTCCGCATTGTCCCATGGAGATCGTTCCGCCGTGGATATCCAGGCCCTGGAGGCGAAATTGGCGCAGCTCAAGAtggccgaggacgaggcacTCGTCAAGGATGCCTTCAAGACGTGGGAATACTACTTCCAAATCGCCCAGGATACGAACCGTGAACTCTTGGCCGTTGccgaggatgtcgaggacCGCGACCTCAAGAATGAGGTCATTGAGGCTTGGAAGGAAGAATACTGGGCCCTCCTGGAGGAACAGGCCAATATCCAGGCGTTTGTCGAGCACCGGGAGTACACCGAGCGCATGGAAAAACGCGCGACAAGGGTATACGAAATCTACACTGTTCGTACCACGATCACGTTCTGGCACGACTTTGCGCTGGATGAACGCGACCGGACCGCGGTAGCCCGAAGACATCTGGTGCGCAAGAAGGCTTTTGCAGCCTGGCGCCAGCAGCTCAtcgaggacgaggccaaGGTTACCAACTTTATCCTGATGCATGCGCTGCAGAAATGGAGCCAGACTACCCTGCTTTCCGAGGTTCGCCATAAGGTGGCGATCAAGACGGACCAGCATGCCCTCATCAAGGAATGTCTGGGCATCATGCAGGAAACTCAAAAGATGCATCTTGCGGACACACTCTGGTCGGTTCGGATCTTCAAGTTCAGCCTGAACACCTGGCTCGACAGGGCGAATGATGCTATGGATCAGCACGAGCTAGCCATTGACGTGGACGAGAGACTTGTGCTCGACGAGGCAACCGGCATCTGGCACGAAGAAACCCTCTATCTCCAGGACACGGCCATGGAAGCCACCGTCGAGGGACTGAGGCAGGAATGCCGCAGGACCATGGCGTATTGGCAGGAGCAGGCAAGGCTCAATAAACTTCTGAAATGGTATCAAGatgccgacgaggaagacacAAGGTATCACGTTTTGGATACGTGGTATTCGGCCTTTCAAGGGGCTCTTCAGGATGCCGAAGATGCTGATGCGATTCTGCTCAGAGAACCTCTCACCCGGTGGGAGAACGTGACGAAGCTCAAGATGTTTACCGAGCGCGATGACCAGTACACGATACTCGACGTGCTGTCGCATTGGGCGAACGAGGAACGGCTCGGGTTCTGGAGACGTTACACGGACGAGTTGGCGATGGAGGGGACGCTCAAGCAGGTGCAAGCTGCTGCTTTTAGGTCACAGAACGAACGAGCGGTTGACGAACGAAAGGCCATCAGCATGGATAACTATTATGTGTggggtgatgtggtggatgagTGGTTGATGGCGCTGGATGTGGGGGTGGCCTGGAAGCATCGGCGGAATGCAGATGTGGTGAATATCTTTCGCACTTGCAGGCCGATTGTGGATATGTGGCTGGATTACCACTGGGCGAATCTGGAGAGGGATCGTCGTGCTGCGAGACAGGCGGACAGCATGGTCAAGCGTTTCCGTGTTATTGGAACACTGGACAAGTGGCCGGTCATTACGGAGAAGAAGCgaagggagaggttgatgagctcgCTGCGGCAGTTTCGGCGCGATTACAAAGTCAAACTTGCGAGTTCCTGCTTGGAGTGGTGGTTTCACTTTGCTGGTGATCATGTGGACACTGGCAGATATGCTCATGATACCAATATTCACTATGAGAGTGAGGATATCAACGGGCAACTCAATCACTGGCTCGAAGTTGCAAGGACAGCCGGAGATATGCAGGATGTGGCCGTGGACGCCGAATTGGAGGTCCATTGCAACAACTGGATAGAGGAGCTGCACGAAGCCCAGGCAAACGCTGAGTATGCCATCAACTATGACGAGGACAAGACTCTTGGTCAGTACTGGCAGGCTTGGGAGTTTGAGGCTCTGCAGCAGATAAGCAGGAACCGCATGGCTCTCACGGTCAAGGAAAGAAACGACAAGCGTTGGTGCAGCCAGATCTTGGACGAGTGGCAGCAGGAGGCCAATCCGGAAATGACACAGCTTGATCCGAGAGCCAGCATCATGTCCCGCCGCAGCAACAGGACTCGGACCCACGGGTCCGGAGATGATACTCTCGGCCCAGGCGGCTTCACAGCAAGCCAGCTGGTCACcgtcaacaccagcaccctccccgaccGTTCTCGCTTCTCCCGCCCTACCTACCCAGAAACACCCCGTGTTCCAACCGTCTCCCAACTCGGCCgcaacccaccaccctctgcTCGCTTCTCCACTCGCTCCAGAAGTCTTGGCCCAATGCTCGAATTTGACGAGACTAGCTTCTTGCCTGATGCTGAGACCAATGATCCTGGGTTCATGAGCACTCCCACGAGAAGGACTAGCACTTTGCGGCCGTTGGGTTATCGACCCACGACTACCCCGTCTGCtatcctccccagccccttGGAGCGGGGATTGAGGAGTGAGTACGGCGCGAACGGTAGCTTGGGAAGTACTCCAGGGATCATCAGGTCGAGGCTGGGCCAGCCGCCGTTCAGGGGGAGCACGTTGAGGACGAGGGTCGAGTTTGCGGATATCAGTGAGGCTAGTGCTGAGGATCAGTAG
- a CDS encoding hypothetical protein (EggNog:ENOG503P6PI; COG:S) translates to MTRKTRPIQRFAQAVSKCTAEATVYGQCVVADYNSVHKNQCAREFMALKNCYLAAAKQGK, encoded by the exons ATGACCCGAAAGACTCGTCCCATCCAACGGTTCGCTCAAGCTGTGTCAAAATGCACTGCTGAG GCTACCGTATATGGTCAATGTGTGGTTGCCGACTACAATTCCGTACACAAGAACCAATGTGCCAGAGAATTTATGGCGTTGAAGAATTGTTACCTG GCTGCCGCAAAACAGGGTAAATag